In Rosa rugosa chromosome 4, drRosRugo1.1, whole genome shotgun sequence, the genomic stretch AAAAAAGTTGCTAAATCAGAGACTAGTAAAATCGTTAGGGCTCTCGGCTCCCTACTAAATTGAAAAAGAACTTGATTATATTCAATTCCTAGGCTCCCTGCCCTAGTACTGAAAGACAGATTTTATTAAATTAGGTTTGTGAGAGTTTGTAATATACATGTCTTCAGAAATAGTAGTGTCCAAAAGAGAGCTGATCGGTAATTTGCTTATATTTATTGAATATTGAATGTGGATTGTTGAACATAAACAACTACCCATAACTACATGAATGAAACTCAAAATGAAAATATTGACCTAAGTCAGGTGTCACGCAGTAATTCCCTCTGCTTCTAAGACTGCAGATAAAGCACAACTAAGACTGCAGGTAAACCCTCTTTAGGCTTCAGCATGAAGATGAGATTAAGACACTTCAGGAGGACTTGGATCTTCCAAAGTACTTATCTTCCCCATGTTCTTtctgaatttcttttttgtttttttttgggcacATTTTTTACATATTCTTGTTATTTACCTAATATGTAAAAAATgtgcccaaaaaaaaacaaaaaagaaattcagaAAGAACATGGGGAAGATAAGTACTTTGGAAGATCCAAGTCCTCCTGAAGCGTCTTAATCTCATCTTCATGCTGAAGCCTCAAAGCTCTCAGTCCAGTAACTTAGGCATATTAGACCCAACTAAGTTTGAGCTTAAAGCTGCATGAAGAGGCAGTCAGGAAGATTGACCAACTGAAGGAGAGATAGTTTGCATGCAGAACCGAGGCATTTTGGGAATTTGCAGACTCAGCTGACACAAGCACAAGAAGACGTTCAGGTACTGAGAACCAGTGTTGGGAACACGTACAAGAAAGCATTCAAGAATGTGTGTGCAAATTCCCAACTTCGGTGTTCCATTCCTGAATGATTTCTTGTAATTGTGTCAATTGAGTTCCCAAAGTCCCAACACTGGTTCTCAATAGCTGAACGTCTTCTTGTGCTTGTGTCAATTGAGTCTGCAAATTCCCACAATACCCTCAGTTCTGCACGcaaactctctctctcgttcttcAGTTGCTCAATCTCCCTGATTGCCTCTTCCAACTATCTCTCAACTTGTTTTCAGCTTGAAGTTGGATCTGCCTTAGCTCTTCACTGTGTTTAGCTTTTAGACTTTGTTCCATATTGTCATGTTCCTGCTGAAAAGTAGACCCACAAATGGAAGTCAATAATGTTCTCCTCCATATGTGGCAAACTGGTTTAGTGTAGTTAAGAACATAGTCAGAAGCATGCAACAGAAATGCCTCAGAAACTTCCCAAATCAAAACTGAGCTACTTAGAACAGGGCCAAGGGTAAAATTAGGATTAATTTTATGAAAAGAGTTGCCCAGTCACTAACAAAATTGCAGGTAGGTTATATAGTAGAAATATTACCGGTGCAAACAGACTTGAGtacaaaacaattttttttctgcttttgttGTTTTGTCAGCTTATAATTTACATATAGACTAATGGTGAATGCTGAGGAACGAAGAATTTGTTCAATGCAATATATGCTGAGAGGTATTTAACATGTGGAAAATAATTACTCCTCTACTAAATGTAAATGTTTGATAATGTCAGAGAATgcgtaaggaaaaaaaaaaaaccatcgtGTCGTTATCAAACAAATGAATTTTCTGCAAAAAGTGATTATCAGTTTTGTGTTTAATAGCATGCACCACTTTCCCACACATACCAGCGCAGTATGTTCCTCCTGAACACGCATTAAGTGCTGCCTAGATTCTTCTTCACATTCTACCTCCCTTTCTCAAACAAGTTTTTCTGCCTGAAGTTTTAATTAAACGAAGTCAATTCAAGAACATGATTTATCTCTAACATAGGAGATAGTAATGAGCAAACCTTTTGCTTTTCCATGTCTACTATCTCCAGCTTCTCCACCTCATACTCCTTCCAGATGTCATTAATTGCCCAAGTAAATGTGTCTTAATGTCAATTCAAAAGTAGTTTAACAACCGTATGGTGTCCAGATGCTCAGATCATAAGAGGTCACCCCTGATCATTCCTCTGAGATGTGTGCGACTGATAACCACTTATCAGTCTGCTTGATGAAGCGCGAAATGGTGGCAACCAATGCTTGGATTTCAAGCTCAATTCGCTTCTCGTTTATAAACAACTCCTTCACCCCACCATTCACTGCTTCGACCAGAAGCTCAGCCACACATGCCACCTTCTTCATTGCATCATTTTTCGCCTTCTCTGCCATGATCACTCAGAGTTCAGTAATTACTCATCTCAACATTAAAGATTTTCACAACATAAAATAAATACCCCAGATTGAATGTTGGGTACACTGACCGGTGAGTCCATGGAGTCGAACAGAGGTCTGGTGGTGCTCCTAAAACACCTGATGATGATGCCACATGAGCATGTGCCAGTGGAAGAGGGGCGGCTGAATACATGCTTGGCAGCAAGAGCTGTGCTGATTTGTTAACAGCATTGTGTTTTGGTGGGCTAAGCTGTATTATTGCCTAAGAATGATTTTCAACCAAATCGCAACCCTTTCTGTGATCATCAAACTATATCTAATGATGCATTGGCTAACTTCAGCTATAAAAAACTGTGTGATTTTTAGACTCTGTTTATCTGCAAAACAACAAAGGAGCCACGGAATCAGACTTTGTTCAAACCAACTAAGCAAATCAAATAAGATGCAAACTAATAACTAGAGATCACTCCAAGGTAGCAGGCTTCCCGTACAATGCTCTGTACAATCCTTAATAAGAAAGGTTCAAACAGGTAGCAGAGTATCAACCTATTCTAACACACAAATGTTTATTCGGTAAGTGAGAAAGTTTCATTCACAGACTTTGTTTATCAATTTTATCGTCAACTAGGCTACAAGTGATGATAATATAGTTATGGCTTataaattataatccaagaacTGCATACCAGTACAGGTAAATATGAAACAACAAAATTCATACTATTATCCTAACCAAATTGGCAATATTAGTGACACAAACCAAAGAAGAAATTTTAACTGAAAACCAGTTTCTAACCACATATACTCCTTGAGCCAGTAGCCCAGACTAAAGATACTGGGTAGTCCAGAAGATATATAAATGTCAAAGTAAATTGAAGATGTGTTCATATATGATCAATAATACTACCTCAATCGAGTATGGGAGACAGAATCTCCATAGTCATCTTCAAGCACATATCGGAGCTTCCTGTAAGCATGCCCACTCAGAATGTCTTTCTTTTGAAATTCTTTTAGCAACTTCATTGCTTGTCCAACCCGTCCTTGTCTGCACATTTCATCAAGTACTGTCTTATAAGTAATGAATTCAGTTGACCTTCGCTTCTCAATCATCTCCCACAAATACTTCACTGCCTCCTCAATCTCTCCACAAAGAGCCAAAGCATTCACAAGCGAGTTGTAGGATTTACTACTCGGGATAAACCCTTTAGTCTTCATTTCGTTGCACAACTGCTTAGCATTGGTTGTTCGGCCTTGAGCACATAATCCATGGATGAGATAATCATAGGAAAATGTGTTTGGCAGGCAGTTATAGACCACACCCATCTGATGGAATACTCTAAGTGCATCATTCGCATGAAGGGAAAGAACATACCCCTTAATCATTGAATTCAAAGTATAAATATCGGGTTCAATCCCATCATTCACCATTTGCCTAAACAGACATCTTATGGTTTCCATATACATGTGATTTATGTAGGTATTACATCCCCTACTCAAAAAGGCAGTAAACAGAATATTGTATGTCCTAACAGAAGGCCTATAGTCCATGTTTCTACTATTCTTCATGTGTTTAAATATATTGACAGCTCTAGTCAACTTCCGAGCTTCTGTGAAAAAGTAGATAATGGAATTGAAAAGCGCCTCAGAACCCATGTGAGAGATAGCAAGCACTTGGTTGACAATGTCATCCATTTCTTCGTACATCTTAGCTACACCAAGTTTCTTTATTGTAATGTGATAGCTTTTAACATCATGTTTGAACCGCGACTGTTGCGATGCCCAATTGAACAACTCTAAACACACAAGAGGATCATCTTGCTTAGTTATAACATCGCACAGTTCTTCAGGTGTAAATCTAGGCAACAACTGGGATACAGACCATTGAAATTGGGCTTCATTAAGGGTTGGTTTTCTACTGGATtctaatcttttattttctctcctTCTAAAAGATCGAGATGGTGATGAGTAAAACTTATGCAATGAAAATCGCTCGTATATACCAAGAAATCCACTGGAAGCAACTTTGGGTACTATATCAAAGTGGGGTTGAGTCAAATAGTGTATTGGCCTCAGAGTACTATTAATGGGATTCAAACTATATGAATGAGCATCCATGCTCTTCAGGTTGGACAAGTATTGATGAAAAGGGTTTTCACAAAAGTGCTTGCTATTGAGGTTTTTGAGCGTGCAACTATTTCTGCAGCAATGTCCACGAAGAGAAATCATATTACCGATAACTGAGCAATTACCAAAAGGTGAGAAACACCGAATTCTGTACTATTGAACTTGCTAATTTGGTAGGTGTCCGTATACCGTATGGCTTTTCAGCAAGAAAACTGAAGTGAcaaacagaacaaaaaaaagaaaattaaagctCAGTTAGATAAACGACTCTAATATAATGAAATTTTATAAAACAAGAGAATCCTTTCTCAAATCATCCAAACGTGAAGTTTCATCATCTAACAGATCAACACACAGCATAGACATATCAAAAGCTCTACAGAAAAGcaaatgaagaaacaaaacGGAAAGAAATTATTTTAGGGAGACTGGGAGAAGCACTACAGATATGGAACGGAGCGATGCTCTCCGAAATGTATGATAATTAATACCTGCAAATCATTACAGGTCTGCAGGCTCAACACTGTTTCTCTTAAATTACACAACATTACAAAACTAAAACACAAAAAGGAATTGTTTTGGTCATTTCAACAAACTACATAAAGGTTGATCTTCTCCCAAATCAACAACCACATAGCATAAATAACCATTCAAAATAGACCTTTCAATAACCACACAAAATTAATTGCATTTGATCAACAAACAATCAGATAAATCAAGAAACAGGGTCTCTCTTTCATTAGGTACAACTCTAACTCATTGTGGATATGCACATGGAGATAAGAAGGAATTGAAGCTAACCCAGAATCCAAAATATGAAAAGAAATCTAAACCCACAAGCGGTTTACACTTTACACCAAAACCCATATCAAAACACAGATACCCCTCTTGAAACAAAAGCAGCAGATGAACAATTCACCAAGGTTTGAGAAATAGACATAGACAACACACCTAGAGGCCAGAGCTGAATCAAACCAGAGGAATGTGACATGTAACTGGAAAAGGAAAAGCTATACAATATCAAGTCATAGACTACCTTGGATTCTCAGGAGAAGGTATGAAAGATGAGAGGATCCTCGGATCAACTGATTCAGGAGGAACATATGTAGCTGTCGACCCGTAAATATAATGTGCCGTAAAAGGGTACTTTTCTTGTAGTACACAGTGTGTGTGGACTGTGGAAGAGCGAGACAGAGAAGAAGGCTGCAAAGGTGAAAAACAAGGCACGTCAGATTGTAAAACAGCGTGATTTTaccatttttcttgtttatGTTATAAAACGTACAAACTTCTTTTTACCGCACCCTTCCtgcttggtttttttttatggcaaCGGGTATTTCACTATTTTGGATGGGAGAACGGAATTTGAGTTTACACTTTACACCAAAATACCCGTTGACGGAAACCATGTGAAATCGCATGTAGAGAATgtaaatgagttcctttgcaatacctctaatgattgcgaacaaaggcgcatcttagagaagtttatgtgtctctctagtgggctctatgtcactattcgagctattaaatccaataaagttatgagagaatatctcttggatttagacacatattggcttttgtcacgacaggataggttatcctagtcatgatatgatgatccgtctactaaagacttcacacgaacaTCCATTTTTTAGAGTGAGACAAAGCAAGAATCGAAATTGATTCCCGGACTTAGTATGACTGCAGCCAccgcagcatctggcgctgcagcggTGTTCAATCTGGAACCTAGAtgtgatttgttttcttgttcCTCCATCAAAGTTATCGCTGACAATTCTCTAAAAGAAGCTTTTTTTTGGGTTTGGCAGTAATTAGTAATGATCTTTGCTTCTTTGGAACAGATTTGAAACATTTTGTATGATTTGCAAGCTGGTTGCTTTTATTAACTAATTGAGACAAGTATGAACACGAGTACAAGCAAtatgcagtagcagaacacaagcacaagtgtagtagcagaactggacgagtatgagtgcagcgagtgcagtagcaggattggattAGTTAGtagcacattgtccttatttgtaagatttagtccttattttgtccatttacccaatttctagagaattttttcccacttaccctattaagtttttttaattccctcttacccaaaaagGTTTtctctaataccccattaagtttttatttatttttaataccattttaccctcacccctttgttacttagagagaaagagagaaaatggaagagagagaaaccataggagacttcgctggAGCAGGTCACCGgacgccggattccgatcactgATCACCGGTCACCgaccgccgcccaccggaattttctgaaaacctctattgccccccctaatagacgtctactaccccccaatagagggtaataaacctctattgcccctaatagtatactgccccctaatagatatctattgccccctaatagagggtaATAGgcctctattgcctcccaatagaactttcggtcgctggaatgagaactaatcttccttaaattagacaaataaaactttgattaaggaaaaaaaaaggagaaaatcacacatcaattcaaaacgtctattgccctctaatagacatttaacagacctctattgctccccaatagacatgtattgcccctcaataaaacttttttttttcccttgttTTCATTCCTTCTTGACCTTCTGCCTCCATtttaccagaaaaaaaaaaagaaattgatttgggcaccaaACCGAGAAAGCCGATTCCCAACTCCCAAATTGCAGTACCTAGTACTACTCTTCCTCTGGTACTCTCATCTAtagtttctctctttctttctagtAGCTTTGCTCCAAAAAAACCACCACACTTCATCATCAACCTGAGTCCCATCCCTCATCAGACCACTAGCTTTCGAAGACTATAACAATCCAAAGAAGAATATTAACCTCAGAAACCAACAATGCAAAGCTATATTAACAAACCTAGCTGAAGCGACTTCCTTCAAACCTTCCCAGCTGCCCAATCCCTTCGAAACAACATCTTCGCCGGAGATGATGATAACGGATTTCCCCAGACCATGATGAGCTACTTGACAAAGATTTCAGGTATTATCTCGTGCCAGAAAACTTCGCCGGTGAGGAAGATAACACCGGCAAATGTAATCACCGAAACTTAGGCCTTTTCCGGTGGCGACCATGGTGGCGCTGGGCAACTACTCGAAAATCCTTCGGGGCTGGAACGACGAGTGCAAGAACGATAGCAGCGACGACGGCGAGGCTGCGGAGGCTCAGGATCAGCGATCAATCGAATGACGACAAGAACGTCGGAGTGGCTGGAGCTCTGGTCAGAGCTTTTTCATCGTCTTCAGACTTAGACTGCATCTCCGGAGCCGCGATCGCAAAGAGAGAGCTAGAAACTGGAGGTggagatttgggggggggggagagagagagagagagaggttgctGGCAGCatggagagagaggagaaaggaTAGAGTGGCATCATGAAGTTTTTTAATTAGGTGAagggcaaagttgtcatttctctttaaattgggttagtgggaataaaaatatgttgctggggtaagtgagataactttagctcattttggggcttttggtcaaggaccctatgtttaattcaatctttaaaggatgtatttgttaagtcatatttcgtcaataacttatatgtaatttgttataaaataaaatagttaTTGACATATTAAACAAAATCTTTGTGTTATGAGAAATACGTGATTGAGTTCATTGGATTTTTTAAGAGGTCACCTTAATTCCGATGAGTGTATTGACCAGGGATGATTTGCTCACTTACTGTCCGATTGAAATCAGACGGCTGACAGGTATCTGAATTTTGAGAGATGAGAtatgtcaaccgtccgattgaaatcatCCTTAGGTGAACGGGACTGTATTAATGAAAGTCTATTTtcgataaaaaaagaaaaagcaaaagttATTGGCATGTTAAACGAAATGAGAAATACGTGATTGCGTTTGCTGGGGTATTTGGCCCTAAACGAAAGAGACTCAGCGTATCATTTACAGGGTCAGAGTCTCAGAGAGCGAGAGAGACCAAGCTTTCAGTAGTCGGTAAGCAGAGATTTCAATTTCGCATTCATCGAATTGCAATTTTCCCAATGATCTGATCATTCTGGTCAGTCACACGCTCAGTTGAGTTGACCACCGGAGGAGCTCGGCCGCCACTCAATTTCGAATCCAGGTAACGTGATGCTCCCTCCCTCCCTTCTGCAATCGAAATCGTACTGGAATTTGGGGCCTTACTCACTATCGGATTTGTTTGTTTCGTGATTTTTCAGTGCCTTGGGTTTGGTTTCTTGTATGGAGGGAGCTTCTTGTGTGGCATTGCAGTGAAGTTGGCATTTGAGCATCAAATTGAGCAATGAAGCGCTTCATCTACATAAACGATGATGATTCATCGCACTATCCTTACTGTGACAATCGTATATCGAATAGAAAGTACACTGTGTTGAACTTTCTCCCCAAGAATTTATGGGAACAATTCAGGTGGAACTCATTCATCACCtgatctctttctttttcttatatCTTCCATACACGTCTCGCAACATTTGGCTTCATTTAGTTTTCGATTTGTTGGATTACTGTGTTTGTCGTAAATCTATCGTAAAAATACTCCACATTATTTATGATTTTCAATGTTCAACTATTGTTCGGGAGCATGAATCAATCTCATATAATAGAGGCTGCATAAAGCTTACAGCCTGAATGTGAAAATATAAGAACTATCCATACTCTTCTCTAACAAATTTTTATCTCTGTTTTCAGCCGCTTCATGAATCAGTACTTTTTGTTGATTGCTTGCCTTCAGCTATGGTCGCTTATTACTCCGGTAAATCCTGCCAGCACATGGGGTCCACTTATCTTCATTTTTGCAGTCTCTGCATCAAAAGAGGCCTGGGATGATTACAACCGATATCTCTCAGACAAGAAGGCAAATGAGAAAGAAGTCTGGGTCGTCAGGCATGGCATCAAAAAACATGTATTTCAAACTTCTTCTCAATTCTCTTTTCCATTTCTTTACTTCATATTGTTTGCCAATTAAAATAGAGTAATAGAGTTAATTCCCATTTATTGTCAACTAGTCAACAAACTAGGTGAATTAACTTGCTTATCACTGAAGAAGTCTTGTAATTTGCTTCATGAAATTACAACTATTATTTCCTTAGTTTGTTCAATGAATTTGACTTAAAAGAAGGAGGGTAAATTATAATGATTCAAGGACATCCTGTTTATATATTTTGTCCAACTATTTGCATATCTACATGCACAAACAATTAATTGACATGCTATGTTTCTGAGGACATTAGGTACTTACTGCCTAGGGTTTAAACTTCATTACAAATAGAGCAAGCTCCCTCTTAATTTACAAATGGGGAGTGAATTTGGCACGCCCTTTTTTGCAATCACACCCCCTCTTCCTTTTTTCATGAGTGTTTCACACAACAAACATGTGCATGACAAATGGGAAGGGGTGTGGTTTGAAAAAAAGGGGGTGCTAATTTCATCCCCCTTTACAAATTACTGTAACCTACTTTTCATTTTACGTGTAGATTCTTTTTCTGTGTGACTGAAGAATTTACAActtttcattattttcttatttttattgGAGCTGTAAACATTAGTGTTTAAACATTCATTAATACAATGTAAGGTCTGAACTTAGTTAAGATGATAGTCAGAGGAATCGCCCTACTTTAAGCTTTGTACAGTTGAAAACTTAAATGAATATAAAAAAGGAATGTTAATGTCTGTACTTATTTAGAAAAGTAGTCGATCAGGTTTCACTAGAGAGGATTTGGGGAAGTGAAAAGAGTTTACACTTTGTAGTACTCAATAAGATCAGTCGGGCTAGGACTAGGCACTGAATTAACAGACCAAAAGCTTCAGCTTCAACAGCTGATATCCTCTCATGAAAGCTGAAAACAAATACCTTAGAGTTTCAACAGAACTGAAGCTCAGAAAGATGATCTCGCAATGACCATGATGGAATTGTTAAATTTTAGGATGGTAGGGACCGTAAGGTTTCATAAGCTGATCagtttcctgtaagaaatgcaGATAGACAATAGTTATGTGGTTACTTtactcaaaagaaaagaaaggaatacTCACATTATTCTGTAGAGAAAGATTCACGGTTTGTATGTGGAAGAGCTTTGAGATCGAGTTTGTTTCTGATCTGCTCTATGGGTGTCGGTCACCTTGGAGTTCAGAAATTACTTCCTTTCAGTCTTACTGCTAGATTGGAAATCTGCAGTGACATGATTAGCACACTTGTTTTAAAAATTTTAGGGTCTGAtgatttcttgttctcttttgtactttgtttttttttctcctaaacactatttcttctaaaaaaaaaaaaaaaaaatctttagaGAAAAATGAACTAGGATTATATGTGTATATAGAACAAAAGAACTTACCTTTTCCACTTTCCAATTGCTGATGCCCTCTGGATGCACGGTATTATTTTGGAAGGTTATGTTGAATTGGGTCAATCCAGGTACTTATGTGTCGTTATTGAGTGACAGGTACAAATTATCTGGTGGGGAAGTTGTAGTAAGATGTGCTTTGATGGCTTATTTCAGTTATTTGGATGGAAAGAATTAGATGACTTTaacataatgtgtttttttttttttttttgtgtgtgtgtgtgtgtgggggggggggtgggggggGGAAGCTGTATAATCTGTGGGTTAGGGTTTGATCCCTGCTTTCTTTATTGGCTGTTCAGAGATTGATTATCCCTTTGCTAATTGTCCAAATTGGAGTGCAGCTGTTCTTTAGCTTCTTGGAATTACGGTGTGTTATAGCTGTTGTTAGCTTAGTTTTGGCTGGCTGCTGTAGTTGTAGCTCTCTAAGTTCAGTGGTTTTCTTATCCACTGCTTCATACATTTTTCAATAAATTTCCCCACAGAAACAATGGTTCTCAATGTTATCTGGTTGAATGATATGGTGGATTAGATACTTGTTGTCTgcttacttttttatttttagtttgctgacttattattattttattttggcaTTGGTGACATCTGTTTTAGATACAAGCGCAAGATATTCGTCTTGGTAACATAGTTTGGCTGCGGGAGAATGATGAAGTGCCATGTGACCTAGTTTTGATTGGTACCTCAGAAGCACAAGGCCTATGCTATATAGAGGTAATAAACCAACCTATCATCTCCTTCTGATTATGAATTTTCCCAAGTATGAAGTAGGCTGTTTAAGTCCACCGTCAAATCCCAGGGGTCAACCCTGAAACCAAGCTGGAGTATGATATATCTCACTTTGAGTCTATCTGTCTCCCATATACTGGCTTTCTAAACGTGAGTTAAAAGATTGCTAGAGGAAGCTAAGAGGACAAGAGTTTTCAGAACCGTACCAAGTATTCAATTGTGCTTGAGAAACATAATTGGAAGAAGTTCTAAAAGAGCTGATGTTGGCATTCTGTTAGTTTTATTTATGCTTAATTATGATTTAAGCAGGTCCAAGTATCGTTACGACTCTGCTATCTTAGTcattactttgttttttttttcttc encodes the following:
- the LOC133706511 gene encoding pentatricopeptide repeat-containing protein At2g27800, mitochondrial-like — its product is MISLRGHCCRNSCTLKNLNSKHFCENPFHQYLSNLKSMDAHSYSLNPINSTLRPIHYLTQPHFDIVPKVASSGFLGIYERFSLHKFYSSPSRSFRRRENKRLESSRKPTLNEAQFQWSVSQLLPRFTPEELCDVITKQDDPLVCLELFNWASQQSRFKHDVKSYHITIKKLGVAKMYEEMDDIVNQVLAISHMGSEALFNSIIYFFTEARKLTRAVNIFKHMKNSRNMDYRPSVRTYNILFTAFLSRGCNTYINHMYMETIRCLFRQMVNDGIEPDIYTLNSMIKGYVLSLHANDALRVFHQMGVVYNCLPNTFSYDYLIHGLCAQGRTTNAKQLCNEMKTKGFIPSSKSYNSLVNALALCGEIEEAVKYLWEMIEKRRSTEFITYKTVLDEMCRQGRVGQAMKLLKEFQKKDILSGHAYRKLRYVLEDDYGDSVSHTRLR